A window from Candidatus Zixiibacteriota bacterium encodes these proteins:
- a CDS encoding pseudouridine synthase, whose protein sequence is MSLIRINKYLSLCGVTSRRGADDLITAGRVTLDGCPLTERGTVVNTDTDLVKVDGVEARPVTEKVYVVLNKPNMTMTTLHDPFKRRTVVDYLRNLPHRVYPVGRLDYDAEGVLLLTNDGDLAFRLAHPRYQVPKIYEAQVEGRFDKEDADRIKRGIKLDDGAIGHAKVLILGYGADQTRLRLLLTEGRKREVKQLCKAVGHPVIRLRRVEFAGIQLKSLRTGQYRHLTRAEISRLRQMVGLV, encoded by the coding sequence ATGTCTCTAATTCGCATTAACAAGTACCTTTCCCTGTGCGGGGTGACCTCGCGCCGGGGAGCCGATGACCTGATTACGGCCGGTCGGGTCACGCTTGACGGTTGTCCTCTCACCGAGCGGGGCACAGTGGTAAACACCGATACGGACCTGGTCAAAGTCGACGGTGTCGAGGCCAGGCCGGTGACTGAAAAAGTCTATGTAGTACTTAACAAGCCCAACATGACCATGACCACGCTGCACGATCCGTTCAAGCGACGGACAGTGGTCGACTACCTCAGGAACTTGCCTCACCGAGTCTATCCGGTTGGACGGCTCGACTATGACGCCGAAGGGGTGCTGTTGCTTACTAACGACGGCGATCTGGCCTTCCGGCTGGCCCATCCCCGATATCAGGTACCGAAGATCTATGAAGCGCAGGTGGAGGGTAGATTCGACAAAGAAGACGCCGACCGGATAAAGCGCGGGATCAAACTTGACGATGGCGCAATCGGACACGCCAAGGTGCTCATCCTGGGATACGGCGCCGATCAAACGCGGCTGCGGCTGCTTCTGACCGAGGGGCGCAAGCGAGAAGTGAAACAGCTTTGCAAAGCGGTGGGCCATCCGGTCATTCGCCTGCGCCGGGTGGAATTCGCCGGTATTCAACTGAAATCGCTCCGGACCGGGCAGTACCGTCATCTCACCCGCGCCGAGATAAGCCGCCTTCGCCAGATGGTGGGGTTGGTGTGA